Within the Catalinimonas niigatensis genome, the region AATGTCATTATCCTGGATTTGGATGAAGAGGAAGGAAAAAAAATAGAAGAGCAATCTTCAGGAAAAGCGTTTTTTATCAAGTGTGATGTTTCTAAAGAACAGCAGGTCAAAGATGCGATAGCCAGAGGCGTAGAGCAATTTGGGCAAATCAGCTACCTGGTCAATAATGCGGGAATACAACGTTACTCCACCGTAACAGAAACCAGTGAAGAAGAATGGGACCTGGTGATGAATGTCAATTTAAAAAGTGCCTTTCTCTGTGCCAAACATGCTATTCCGCATATGCAAAAGTTGGGAAAAGGAGTAGTAGTGAATGTGTCCAGTGTACAGGCCATGATCAGTCAAGGCAATGTATGCGCTTACGTTACTTCCAAGACGGCGATGATCGGCCTTACCCGCAGTATTGCAGTTGACTGTGGTCCTCAGGTACGCTGTGTAGCCGTTTGTCCAGGTTCTGTGGATACGCCTATGTTGCGCTGGGGCTTCGCGCAGTCGCCTGACCCTGAGGTTCCCTACCAGGAGTGTGTGGACATGCACCTGACAAAACGTATTGCCCAGCCTATAGAAGTAGGAGAGTTCATTGCGTATTTATGCAGTGACAAAGCAGCTTTTATGACCGGACAGGCATACCGGATTGACGGAGGCTTAGGTGTAATGATACCAGGAAGTAAAAGGGATTAGAAGAAACGGCAAGAAGATGTTTTGTCCTAATTTGAGGGGCCTATTTCTCTCCAAAACTCTTTGGTAAGCAAATAATACTATTTAATAGAAATATAAATATCGCAATAAATTTAATGTTTTTGTAAAAATGCAATTGCTAAAATAACTCATATGTATAAAATTTGGCAAAATCTTGAACTTTGTCCATAGAAATACTCGTTAAGCTAACTGAGTCAAATCACAAAGTTATGGACACCAAAAAGAGATTCGAAATTGCAATTAAAGTGACGTTGATGTGTGCGGCCTGGGCTGCCTTCTGCGTTGTCTGATGATTAAGTTTTTATAGAAAAATTTTGAGAGCGCTCCATCGGAGCGCTTTTTTTATGCTGCTACGTTCATAAAAAAGCATAGTTGATGGTATCTCAGAAAAGTATTATTGATATTATTATTCGGGATTCTCATACCATATGACACCCAGACCACCTACTGTTATCAATGGTATGTATCTTCCAGCTTTGCTGGGCATAAGTGTTCAGACAAAGCAGTGAGCAAATAGAAAAGAATAGAAATTTCATTGGCAATAGAGAGTTCGGGTACCTGTTTATGCATGCACTCTTTTTTGTCATTGAGAGAGGTATCTTCAATTTATAAAAATTGTGATCAATCCTCAGTGCCATTCATTTGGATCTTGTTAATTTTGCGGAATTATGGGTAGAAAGGTTTATGGAGTTTCAGGAAAATAAGGTCAAACAACAGTACAAACAGCAAATGAATAGGCTGGGAAGTCGTGGTACGCCTTTTCTCTTCATCATAGATTTCTCGATCAGGCAACCTGTCCTTATTCCTCTGCATGAAATAGACAGTACGCAACTACTATATGATTTTAATGGCTTTACCAATCTGCCCGAACAGCTCATCACTACTAATGAAGCAACACTGAGCTTTGAAAAATTTCCACTAGATTTTACCACATACAAACGCTCTTTTGATAAGGTGATGTATCATCTGCAGGCAGGAAACTCCTTTCTTGTCAATCTTACCCTGCCCACACCTATCGCCATTAACCGTAGCCTGCAGGATATTTTCTACCAAAGCAAAGCCAGTTACAAACTTTGGTATCAGGATAAATTTGTTGTTTTTTCTCCTGAACCTTTTGTCAAGATTAGAGGAGGAAAAATTTACTCTTATCCGATGAAAGGAACGATTGACAGCAGTTTGCATAATGCGGAGGAAAAACTTCTCTCTGATCCCAAAGAAATAGCAGAGCATGTAACGATCGTGGATCTGATACGAAACGAC harbors:
- a CDS encoding SDR family NAD(P)-dependent oxidoreductase, whose protein sequence is MEHQGRTAIVTGGSKGIGAASVEVFLREGANVIILDLDEEEGKKIEEQSSGKAFFIKCDVSKEQQVKDAIARGVEQFGQISYLVNNAGIQRYSTVTETSEEEWDLVMNVNLKSAFLCAKHAIPHMQKLGKGVVVNVSSVQAMISQGNVCAYVTSKTAMIGLTRSIAVDCGPQVRCVAVCPGSVDTPMLRWGFAQSPDPEVPYQECVDMHLTKRIAQPIEVGEFIAYLCSDKAAFMTGQAYRIDGGLGVMIPGSKRD
- a CDS encoding aminodeoxychorismate synthase component I translates to MDLVNFAELWVERFMEFQENKVKQQYKQQMNRLGSRGTPFLFIIDFSIRQPVLIPLHEIDSTQLLYDFNGFTNLPEQLITTNEATLSFEKFPLDFTTYKRSFDKVMYHLQAGNSFLVNLTLPTPIAINRSLQDIFYQSKASYKLWYQDKFVVFSPEPFVKIRGGKIYSYPMKGTIDSSLHNAEEKLLSDPKEIAEHVTIVDLIRNDLSYFASDVQVKRFRFVEEVQTYKGKLLQVSSEISGHLAANYWEQLGDILMSMLPAGSISGAPKPKTLEIIREAEGYERGYYTGVMGIFDGKNLDSAVMIRYIEKQGRQYIYKSGGGITARSQVETEYQELIDKVYVPFA